A window of Dehalococcoidia bacterium genomic DNA:
CGGGCACCGGGTCGAGTTTGACGTAGCTCAGATCGTCGTCCCGGACCTCGAAGACCTCGGGAGCCGCGTTCTCGCAGCGGCGGTTGCCCTCACAGAGGTCGTGGTTGACCTGTACCTTCATGGCTGGATTATGTCTCCTGACTCCGGCTGCGGCGCCCGCGGGTTGCTCTTGTCGATAGTCCTGCCCTGCTTTTCTTCCAACCGGCCGAGGGCGCGGCCCTTGTCAGGGTGAGGGTCCTCAATGAACCCGTATATCTCGCGTCCTTCGTGTCCCTCTGGCAGGTATTGCGTGATCGGAAGACCTTCCGAATTGCAGAAGAGCATTCAGTGGCAGTACTTCCACTTCTGCATTTCCTCGCAGGGGCAGATCCATGTGCTGCGCTTGGCCTCTGCCGCCTTGTCCTCGTAGAAGTTGCAGGGGCACAGGGGCCGGCCCACTTCGTCGATGTGTTTGGCGAGGCCGATGACCAGAAACTCGGTGATTTCGCGCTGCGGGTGAAGGTAGGTGCCACTCTTCTCGGCGAAGGTCTCGACGAACTTCCACATCTTCTGGATGTTCGCTGGAGATGCCTGGGCGCGGTCCTCGTCGGTCGGCTGGTCGAGGGTCATGGCTCAGAGGTCAGTCTAGGCGCTGGACGCGGCGTTTAACAACCGCGTGCTGCGTCAATTGCCGGGAGACATCGAGCAGCCGGCGCGTGTATTGTGGCAC
This region includes:
- a CDS encoding ferredoxin, with protein sequence MKVQVNHDLCEGNRRCENAAPEVFEVRDDDLSYVKLDPVPERLKEAVDRAIRLCPRQAIAWADAALSE
- a CDS encoding ferredoxin-thioredoxin reductase catalytic domain-containing protein, with protein sequence MTLDQPTDEDRAQASPANIQKMWKFVETFAEKSGTYLHPQREITEFLVIGLAKHIDEVGRPLCPCNFYEDKAAEAKRSTWICPCEEMQKWKYCH